The sequence GGTCTCGACTTCATGAAGAACGTGCGCCGCGCCACGATCCCGCTCAGCTCAATGGCGAACGCGGATACGATCGAGGACGCACGGGGCGGGTCGAACGAGCTGGATCTCACCATGCGTGCCGCACTGGACCGGCTGCCCGCGCCCATGCGTG is a genomic window of Longimicrobiales bacterium containing:
- a CDS encoding sigma factor-like helix-turn-helix DNA-binding protein, whose translation is GLDFMKNVRRATIPLSSMANADTIEDARGGSNELDLTMRAALDRLPAPMREAFLLKHDAGYTYDEVAAMTEATPSAVKMRVHRARETLREFLTEQGVTAA